The sequence below is a genomic window from Physeter macrocephalus isolate SW-GA chromosome 19, ASM283717v5, whole genome shotgun sequence.
TGTTTATAATGGTAAGAAACTGGAAGCAAAAGTTTATCAGAGTGTAGTTAAATTATAATGTAGCCCTAGGATGGAATATGATGGAAATattgaagaaatgaaatatagaTGTGTATGTGCTGATGTGGAAAACACTGTGTATATTAGTAAAGAAAATAAGGTTTGAAACAATGTGTTCACTACTCTTTTTGTTTAAAGGggatagtttatttattttatttttatattttggccacaccacacggcttgcgggaccagggattgaacctgggccctccctggccctgggcagtgaaagcacggagttctaaccactgaactgctagggaattccctaaggGGATAGTTTATAGTTATATAAGTATATCCTGGTGTAtgcctaaaatatatatatatgtggttaatatacatgaaaaattttCTGTGTGCGTGAAGGAAATACATTTAATGGGAAGCTTTAGGGAGAGGGGAACTTTGACTTTGCAGTTTGAAtctgtctttaaatttaaattatacatgcAACTTATATTTAAAAGGAGTGTCAGTAGAATGAGCTGGAAGTGAAATTATgagttgttttctgtatttttccacattaaaaaaagatacaaagtaatatcgttgctttttttaaaaagcctgtacatcttcctcttgttttctttctttttatgtagaacctttgtttttgtttttttttaaacgaagctttttttttctaaatttatttaatttttatttatttttggcagcattgggtcttcgttgctgcgcacgggctttctctagttgcagtgagcaggggctacccttcgttgcggtgtgcaggcttcttctcaggctccaggtgcacgggcttcagcagctgtggctcacaggctccagagcgaaggctcagtagttgtggcgcatgggcttagttgctccacggcatgtgggatcttcccggatcagggttcAAAtcagtgtcctctgcattggcaggtggattctttttttttttttttttttttttggtatgcaggcctccctctgttgtggcctctcccgttgcggagcacaggctccggacgcgcaggctcattggccatggctcacgggcccagccgctccgcggcacgtgggatcctcccagaccggggcgcgaacccggttcccctgcatcggcaggcggacgcgcaaccactgcgccaccagggaagcccctggcaggtggattcttaaccactgcggcaccagggaagcccagaacctttgtttttgttattaaagAGCTGATTGCTAGGACTAATGTTTTCTGACACTGAATGTAAGTCGTGTATTATCCACACAGGATCATTCATAGAAGtagttaactctttttttaaaatatatttattttatttatttatttttggctttgttgggtcttagttgcagcgagtgggggctgctctttgttacagtgagcaggcttctcattgcggtggcttctcttgttgcagagcatgggctctaggcatgtgggcttcagtagttgtggctcgcaggctcagtagttgtggattgcgggctctagagcgcaggctcagtaggtgtggcacacaggcttagttgctccacggcatgtgggatcttcccggaccagggctcgaacccgtgtcccctgcattgggcagattcttaaccactgcgccaccagggaaagccagTAGTTAACTGTTTCTGAGCGCTCTGTATGCTTAGCACCATGCTGAACCTTCCATgtgaattaaatacatttaatctttaaagagtcttttaaaaaattgacatacaattcacaacataaaattcataattcagtgggttttagtgtattcacagaattGTACAACCATCAGTACTGTCTaactccagaatattttcatcaccctagaAAAACCTTGTGCCCTTtatctccccagcccctgggaatcACTAATCTTTCTGcctctgtggatttacctattctggacattttatatgaatggaattgtgcaatatgtggccttttgtggctggcttcttttacttagcataatggtTTCAAGGGTGATCCATGTTACAGCATGGAATAAAGAAtcaattcttgggcttccctggtggcgcagtggttgagagtccgcctgccgatgcaggggacacgggttcgtgccccggtctgggaggatcccacatgccgcggagcggctgggcccgtgagccatggccgctgagcccgcgcgtccggagcctgtgctccgcagtgggagaggccacaacagtgagaggcccgcgtaccacaaaaaaaaaaaaaaaaaaaagaatcaattctttattcctttttattgcagaataatattccattgtatggatatgccatattttaactattcattggttgatgggcatttgggttgtttccactttttaaaataattaattaatttttatttggctgcattgggtcttcgttgccgcacgtgggctttctctagttgcggtgagcgggggctactcttcgtttcagtgcatgggcttcttgttgcagtggcttctcttgttgcagagcctgggctctaggtgcatgggctcagtagttgtggctcgtggactcgagtgcaggctcagtagttgtggcacacgggcttagttgctctgcagcacgtggaatcttcctggaccagggctcgaacccatgtccccagcattgacaggtggattcttaaccactgcgccaccagggaagccctgtttccactttttatctattattaatgctgctatgaacatttgtatgcaggtttttgtgtggacatgttttcggTTCTCTTGGCTGTATACATAAAGgcagagttgctgggtcatatggtaattatgtTTAACGTTTTGAAGAACTGCTATACTGTTGAAGTAATATTTTGAAGaggtgttttcatttcctcttaaGTGTCTTCCATCTGAAATTGAAGTAAAATACAAAATGGCTGAATGTTACACAATGCTAAAACAAGATAAAGATGCCATTGCTATTCTTGATGGGATCCCTTCAAGACAAAGAACTCCCAAAGTAAGTTGAATTAACAACttgttacatatttttctcttccccagtCCTTCCAACCCTCTTCTGCCATGTTTTCAGGGACTCCATCTGAACATTTTATCCTTGTCTCTAATTCCCACTTTGTTCCCCTGTTCTCCCTGTTTAGAGAGATGGAGGAGTGACTTTCTTATGAGACCCTGAAAATTCAGCTAATGAAAGAAAGTGGTAGCTGGAGAATAATattacatgtgtttattttttggtgtttCTTATTGTAGGAAATATGATTTGCAATATACTTCCAGGTAGCAACAATACTTTTTAGAACCTCATTTTTTGCATTCTATAGGTATACCCATTTGATAAtgtgtattcctttcattttcgCAATTAAGACTACAAGATCCTTTTGTACTTATTTGTGTGTAGGATAGTATTTGTGTTTGATTTGTCAACATATTATAGTGTATAGAACACCTTCAACTGAAATCAAAAGTTCTGGTGTCTTGTCTGAGTTTAGGGCGTTCAAGCTGTGGGCAGTGTGAACTTGGCACAAGTCAAAAATctggctttacttttttttttttccttactgagGATAATGATACTTTTCCTGGTATAAATTAAGTTCATGTATGtgagaatactttttaaaagtactgtTGTATAAGGAGTATTATATTGCACATCTCTGATTACAGGTTTTTTGAAGTCCAGtttagaaaaacaatgaaagtcTTAGCTCTTAGGAGTGAATTCACATCAGTATTTAATATTCTTCATACTCTCATGTCACCTACCGTCCTCATTTCATTGAAAAACTCTTCTGTGCAGTGTGTGCTTAACAATAAGGAATTTTATAGGTATGATGTCTATGTACATCTTCCTGcccttaaaagaaaaggaatcataaCCAGTAGGGACCTGGTGTATTTAGTTAGTGTTTTTTCACCCAGGTGTTACtgagttttaaaagtaaataatcaaACTTTATGAGAACATGTTGAAGCATCTCCTCATGTTGaggatttatttaatattttctgaatattcaAGAGTAAGCTATTTCCTCAGTATATTTTATGGTGATAGCTGTTATTAAAAACGTTTGTAAGTATATTATAGATTAACTTGTCTCATAAGCTGGGCGCTATATACTGAATTATGTTCTGGTACGCTATGAAAGTCTTACTccaagaataatttttttgtatatataaagagtgtcttcttttggaaaatgctgttttgattataaACTTTGCATGGTACCTACTCCTTATCTTATTGGAAATGTACCATAATTTCTTCCTTGATGACTTGAGGGAGCTcagggacattttttaaaatgagtaatgGCAAAGAAGCTGAGCTTTGTATCTAGCACTTTGGTGTTTACAGCCATCATTTCAGGAGAGACCAGAGGAGTCCACATATGTTAGGAGTACATATCTTTCATTCTTCATTCTGTAGAGCTGTTGTAGCCAGGAGCAAGCAAAGATGTGTGCCTCACACATAAACCTAGaatatttacagtttttctttcttgtccgTTAGGGAGTTAACTGGCTTCTCAGTCTGTGTAAAGGACAAGGAAGTGAGTCAAAATGAACGTCTGTTAATGTATGGTAAACACCGCCACACAttctttcacaattttaaaggaaaattccaGTGTGAAATTATTATATCTTGGAAAATCTTCAACTTTTAAGAGAAACATACCAACAAACAATTTCTCAGTTTTTAGAACACGATGACTGCTTATGTTTGTAACTGGTAGAATGTGGCTTTAATGATGCCCCCAAGTAAGGATCTGTTTTAAAAAGACTTGACTTTCCTACTAGGTAGTACTCAAAACTCACTCTTTCAAAGTGTCAGGTAGTTTAAAgggaattttaatatttgttgagacAGATGGTCCATCCGTCATAGCTTGCTAATAACAAGCAGTCAGGAAAGgatattaaatttaattcttttattttttttcaagtattgaCACCAGCACTGGAGTTTTCCTTTAAGTacctttttttgcatttcaacaTAGcctaaaatggaaaatctgaggccaaataaaaaatagttttgagtCACTTTGCATGTTAGGAGCTTGGGCTGTTGTGCTGTGCCGTCTTCCGGCCTGCGCCAGGGACCTGCCCGACTCAGTGGCCACCATGGCATCACATGAAGGCAAGCTTTTCGTCGGAGGGCTGAGTTTTGACACCAACGAGCAGTTACTGGAGCAGGTCTTCTCAAAATATGGACAGATCTCAGAAGTGGTGGTCGTGAAAGACAGGGAGACCCAGCGATTGAGGGGCTTTGGGTTTGTCACCTTTGAGAACATCGACGATGCCAAGGATGCCATGATGGCCATGAATGAGAAGTCTGTGGATGGGCGGCAGATCTGCGTCGACCAGGCTGTCAAGTTGTCTGATAACCGATCCCGTGGGTACCGAGGTGGCTCTGCCGGGGGCTAGAGCTTCTTCCGTGGGGGCCAAGGCCGGGGCCGTGGGTTCTCCAGAGGAGGAGGGGACCGCGGCTACGGGGGGAGCCGGTTTGAGTCCAGGAGTGGGGGTTATGGAGGCTCCAGAGACTACTACAGCAGCCGGAGTCAGGGTGGCAGCTGCGGTGACCGGAGCTCGGGCGGGTCCTACAGAGACAGCTACGACAGTTATGCTACGCACAACGAGTAAAAATCCTTCCTGCTCGAGATCATCCTTCCAGTGGCTGTATATTTAAAGATTTTGGGAGCTCCGCTGAATCGTTATTGTGTAGTGATCACACCTCCTTGTACCCACTTTTGTAGTCTTACTGGTTCTGATCTTGTCAAACACAGCCTGACTGCTTCTGGCCCCCAGATGGCCTTGTTACTACACTTTGCTTTTTAAGGAAGCGCTGTCTGGTTTTGAGTCTTAAAAACGTTTTGAAGATCACTTCCAgttttacttttacctttttaCTGCGagccaagagtttttttttttttttttttttttagaaaatcaccAGGGGTtgtgagagttttgttttttgttttcggttgtgttgctttttttctttttcttttcattgggGTCGGCCCCGTGAAGTTGGGTGCCCCGAGTCACTTCTCTTTGAGATTGAACAGACTCTGAATCTGCTCTTTGTCCAAAGCTGAGCAAGTTGTAGCTTTTTTGCAACTCGGTGTCACGTTTCTGAGTGTAGCGTGGTAGAACCGTGCAGGTGGCAGCAGAGCACCTGGACTGCCCTGGCCCGGGCGTCCACCTGTCCTGTGGGACCCACAGTAGACTTCCAGACATCCCCGAGAGGTTcttgaaaatgtgtatttatgtTGTCCTTTTTTGCCGGAAGGCGTACACACATCCCGTCAATGTTGTATCTGAAGGGGTGAAGGAATTCTTATACGCAGTTTTCTTTGGCTTCATGAAGCTGATTAAAAGACcatctgaatgaaaaaaaaaagttttatttctagtattccattatttcattgtttgaaTCAGTATGGATTAATGGCATACTAGATTTTTATATACTGTGAGTTCATAATTGGAACAGATGTTGATGTTCTTCATCTTCAGAGTAATTTTTAGTAAGTGTCTGGCATACCAAGCTACAGATAATTGAGGAGAttggggattggcttttttttttcttttgtgcccTCATGTTAACTGCTTCCTTAGGTTAATGATCTGGCAAACAATGTGTTCTATTTAATATCTGTtaattttaaattggaaaattgtgtttttgtctttgtacTATTAAGAATATTTATCCCTTCCCTGTAACTTCTATATTCTTTGGAACTTTTAGGTATTCTCAAATTTTCCCTGTTGCATATTTAGGAagcgtttttctttttctttttttttttttttttttttttttttaactagagcTTTTCTGAGTTACATATTTGAATTGTGCTAAAAATGCATTCACTAGATTTAAATAGTGTAGCTGATTTCAGGATCATCATCACCTCTAGAGGTCAGTTAGAGTTTGATTTTTGTAGCATTACTTTGATCAGTCAGTCAGTACCTGTGGGTCAAAGCTTTAAGCATTAGAAAGGCTAGAGTTTAGCTGCTAGACCAATTGTCAGAGAGAAGCCAAGTGT
It includes:
- the LOC102984538 gene encoding cold-inducible RNA-binding protein-like, whose translation is MASHEGKLFVGGLSFDTNEQLLEQVFSKYGQISEVVVVKDRETQRLRGFGFVTFENIDDAKDAMMAMNEKSVDGRQICVDQAVKLSDNRSRGYRGGSAGG